One segment of Clostridium ljungdahlii DSM 13528 DNA contains the following:
- the tyrS gene encoding tyrosine--tRNA ligase, with amino-acid sequence MPNVYDILLERGYIKQSTHEEEIRELLGKEKVTFYIGFDPTADSLHVGHFLQMMVMHYMQEAGHRPIALLGGGTTMVGDPTGKTDMRKMLSKEQIQHNAECFKKQFSRLVDFKDDKAILANNADWLLNLNYIEFLRDIGVHFSVNKMLTAECFKQRLERGLSFLEFNYMLMQGYDFLELNRRYGCVLELGGDDQWSNIIAGVELIRKKEQKPAFGMTFTLLTKSDGKKMGKTEGGAIWLDPEKTSPYEFYQYWRNIGDADVEKCLALLTFLPMDEVKRLGSLPGEEINEAKKVLAYEVTKIVHGLKEAEKAKEAAEALFSGGQNMENVPTVEIGENSLGCSIVELLADLQILPSKSEVRRLIQQNGLTVNDEKITDPKLLITKDSFKDGEMLIRRGKKKYNRIILK; translated from the coding sequence TTGCCTAACGTTTATGACATATTATTGGAACGTGGATACATAAAACAAAGTACACATGAAGAAGAAATAAGAGAGTTATTAGGAAAAGAAAAAGTGACATTTTATATAGGATTTGACCCAACAGCAGATAGCCTCCATGTAGGACACTTTTTACAAATGATGGTTATGCATTATATGCAAGAAGCAGGACACAGACCTATAGCTTTGCTTGGTGGTGGTACTACAATGGTTGGTGATCCTACTGGAAAAACTGATATGAGAAAGATGTTATCTAAAGAACAAATACAACATAATGCAGAGTGTTTTAAAAAGCAGTTTTCAAGGCTTGTGGATTTCAAAGATGATAAAGCTATCCTTGCCAACAATGCAGATTGGCTTTTAAATTTGAATTATATTGAATTCTTGAGGGATATAGGAGTTCATTTTTCCGTAAACAAAATGCTTACAGCAGAGTGCTTTAAACAGAGATTAGAAAGGGGATTGTCTTTCCTTGAATTTAACTACATGCTAATGCAGGGATATGATTTCCTAGAGTTAAATAGAAGATATGGCTGTGTGCTGGAATTAGGGGGAGATGACCAGTGGTCAAATATAATAGCAGGAGTAGAATTAATTAGAAAAAAAGAGCAGAAACCTGCTTTTGGGATGACTTTTACTCTTTTAACTAAAAGTGATGGTAAAAAAATGGGTAAGACAGAAGGGGGAGCTATATGGCTGGATCCTGAAAAAACATCACCTTATGAATTTTATCAGTACTGGAGGAATATAGGAGATGCTGATGTGGAAAAATGTCTGGCTCTTTTAACTTTTCTTCCAATGGATGAAGTGAAAAGACTTGGCTCACTTCCAGGTGAGGAGATAAATGAAGCTAAAAAAGTGCTTGCTTATGAGGTAACGAAGATTGTACACGGACTAAAGGAAGCTGAAAAAGCTAAGGAAGCAGCAGAAGCTTTGTTTTCTGGTGGACAGAATATGGAAAATGTGCCTACTGTAGAGATAGGTGAAAATTCACTTGGATGTTCCATAGTGGAATTACTTGCTGATTTACAAATACTTCCTTCAAAAAGCGAGGTAAGAAGGTTAATACAACAAAATGGACTCACTGTAAATGACGAAAAAATAACTGATCCAAAACTTTTAATTACAAAGGATAGTTTTAAAGATGGAGAAATGCTTATAAGAAGAGGAAAGAAAAAGTATAATAGGATTATACTAAAATAG
- a CDS encoding helix-turn-helix domain-containing protein, translated as MDIKKFFNLLKKMEGPKLDFKQLLNIETDSGRKELAKDICAIANSRGGRGYIIIGIEDKTKKIVGVDRNFSEEQIQQIISSRIEPPIPISLELLKYKGKDIVIINIYDGPQKPYQMRENGAFYTRRGSTNDTMRKQEIISALQQNLNLNTELCPIPHSKLNCIDNCIVDKYFLSQGIKVNDENRLGLMEDASIIYIDKDSGKYMVTLGGLLIFSNTNNVYIPHNMIKIVNKINKDFRKVSIIQGNLLSIMDKAQEAIENIITVKSYPTEGISEGIRNAVMYRDYSDFSREIEVIVSYNSVVITSPGMLSNRENTSYYNYARRNMWIYEKIITLDSKKRFTGTAASFSRIQKLFKNVGRVKFINSIKNDYFKIIYPGTKKLSN; from the coding sequence ATGGATATAAAAAAATTTTTTAATTTATTAAAGAAAATGGAAGGACCGAAATTAGATTTTAAACAATTACTAAATATTGAAACTGATAGTGGAAGAAAAGAATTAGCTAAGGACATATGTGCTATAGCAAATTCTAGAGGGGGAAGAGGATATATAATAATTGGAATTGAAGATAAGACTAAGAAAATAGTAGGAGTAGACAGAAATTTTAGTGAAGAACAAATACAGCAGATAATAAGCTCTAGAATAGAACCTCCCATACCAATTTCTCTAGAACTTTTAAAGTATAAGGGAAAAGATATAGTTATTATAAATATATATGATGGACCTCAAAAACCATATCAAATGAGAGAAAATGGAGCCTTTTACACGAGAAGAGGTTCAACAAATGATACGATGCGTAAACAGGAAATAATATCGGCTCTTCAGCAAAATTTAAATTTAAATACGGAATTGTGTCCTATACCACATAGCAAATTAAACTGTATAGATAATTGTATAGTAGATAAGTATTTTTTGTCTCAAGGGATAAAAGTAAATGATGAAAATAGATTGGGTTTAATGGAGGATGCTTCTATAATATATATAGATAAGGATTCAGGTAAGTATATGGTAACGTTAGGTGGGCTTCTAATTTTTTCTAATACAAACAATGTATATATTCCCCATAATATGATAAAAATAGTTAATAAGATAAATAAAGATTTTAGAAAGGTGAGTATAATTCAGGGAAATCTACTGTCAATTATGGATAAAGCACAAGAGGCTATTGAGAATATTATAACAGTGAAATCATATCCCACAGAGGGGATAAGTGAAGGAATAAGAAATGCCGTAATGTATAGGGACTATTCTGATTTTTCTAGGGAAATAGAGGTTATAGTAAGCTATAATAGTGTAGTAATAACTAGCCCTGGAATGTTATCAAATAGGGAAAATACAAGTTACTATAATTATGCAAGAAGGAATATGTGGATATATGAAAAAATAATTACACTGGATTCTAAAAAGAGATTTACAGGAACTGCAGCAAGTTTTAGTAGAATTCAAAAGCTGTTTAAGAATGTAGGAAGAGTTAAATTTATAAATTCTATAAAAAATGATTATTTTAAGATTATATATCCTGGTACTAAGAAGTTGAGTAACTAA
- a CDS encoding ECF transporter S component translates to MEQKRLSVSGLKVRDIIQVSLMAAITYIATAIINIPTGVLVKGVVHMGDSMVLLAAILIGRKKAFLSAAIGMSLFDVLSSYVIWAPFTFLIKGIMAWIAATIAYRGEYNGEKFWNNIIAFIVACIWMVSAYYAAGVVIMHFVTNIAFSKAIILSAAEIPGNIAQSIVGIAIALPLAKVLKRANLGK, encoded by the coding sequence ATGGAACAAAAAAGATTAAGCGTAAGTGGCTTAAAAGTCAGAGACATTATTCAGGTATCACTTATGGCAGCAATAACTTATATTGCTACAGCTATAATTAATATACCAACAGGAGTATTGGTTAAAGGTGTTGTACATATGGGAGACAGTATGGTACTTTTAGCAGCTATATTAATTGGAAGAAAAAAGGCGTTTTTATCTGCAGCTATAGGAATGAGTTTATTTGATGTTCTTTCATCCTATGTTATTTGGGCTCCTTTTACTTTCCTTATAAAGGGTATTATGGCTTGGATTGCAGCAACTATTGCTTACAGAGGAGAATATAATGGTGAAAAGTTTTGGAATAATATAATCGCATTTATTGTAGCTTGTATTTGGATGGTATCTGCATATTATGCAGCAGGAGTGGTTATAATGCATTTTGTCACAAATATAGCTTTTTCAAAAGCCATCATTTTATCTGCAGCAGAAATCCCGGGAAATATAGCCCAGAGTATTGTAGGAATAGCTATAGCGCTTCCACTAGCAAAAGTTTTAAAGAGAGCTAATTTAGGTAAATAA
- a CDS encoding phosphatase PAP2 family protein: MWKTTQHTFKILFNLLSKYYFILIGLYFLHKTLYLVQYPSISLTSKIYLGMLALMCFTVYSDIRNDIKVIPFLILCIPFFAFIFYIEQHGYAFWGKMLSWQISRKIVVDLNPIFSKIPFNNGSFARIYKTETLTWFFRMVYNNGFVLPVLLAVYRSTLAKDFKKMLRYILSAHVVQIFLITPFYLIFHLQEVWFVLGQPDGLDRQLSPSAAAGVTLNCFPSMHTSICFAMFLLVLRERNKIWKCVFGFFCLSVIFSTLYLEVHWVIDVFAGMILAYVTVKLVDFILAKGKVLVQKPLDMLYYKKKKAIYVSNYYLETMKN, encoded by the coding sequence ATGTGGAAAACTACGCAGCACACGTTTAAAATATTATTCAATTTACTAAGTAAGTACTACTTTATTCTTATAGGTTTATATTTCTTGCATAAGACTTTATATCTAGTTCAATATCCATCTATTAGTTTGACTAGTAAAATATATCTGGGTATGCTTGCTTTAATGTGTTTCACAGTCTATTCAGATATTAGAAATGATATTAAAGTAATTCCTTTCTTAATATTATGTATTCCATTTTTTGCGTTCATATTTTACATAGAACAGCACGGATATGCGTTTTGGGGGAAAATGCTAAGTTGGCAAATAAGTAGGAAAATAGTAGTAGATCTAAATCCTATATTTAGTAAAATACCATTTAATAATGGAAGTTTTGCAAGAATTTATAAAACAGAAACTTTAACCTGGTTTTTTAGAATGGTATATAATAACGGTTTTGTACTACCTGTTTTACTTGCAGTTTATAGATCTACCTTAGCCAAGGACTTTAAGAAAATGCTACGTTATATTTTATCTGCACATGTAGTACAGATATTTTTAATAACTCCGTTTTATCTTATTTTCCATTTACAGGAGGTATGGTTTGTACTTGGGCAACCTGATGGCCTTGATAGGCAATTAAGTCCAAGCGCTGCGGCAGGTGTTACTCTTAATTGTTTTCCATCTATGCATACATCTATATGCTTTGCCATGTTTTTATTAGTTCTTAGGGAACGGAACAAAATATGGAAATGTGTATTTGGTTTTTTCTGTTTAAGTGTAATATTCTCAACTCTATATCTAGAGGTTCATTGGGTAATAGATGTTTTTGCTGGAATGATATTAGCTTACGTAACTGTAAAATTAGTAGACTTTATTTTGGCTAAAGGTAAAGTACTTGTCCAGAAGCCATTAGACATGCTTTATTACAAGAAGAAAAAGGCTATATATGTAAGTAATTACTATTTAGAAACTATGAAAAATTAG
- the rimI gene encoding ribosomal protein S18-alanine N-acetyltransferase codes for MSDIEICPLKLEHIDRILVIDSLCFPMPWSRKSLEKEIENSSLTKYVVAKKSGIVIGYAGMWVILDEGHITNIAVHPEYRGIGVGSLLLEALIEICKIEFIKSMTLEVRRSNIRAQNLYKKYGFLQNGIRKGYYRDNKEDALIMWKYNI; via the coding sequence ATGAGTGATATAGAAATTTGCCCTTTAAAACTAGAACATATTGATAGGATTCTTGTAATAGATTCTTTATGTTTTCCTATGCCCTGGAGTAGAAAGTCTCTAGAGAAAGAAATTGAAAACAGTTCACTTACAAAATATGTTGTAGCAAAAAAATCAGGCATAGTCATAGGTTATGCAGGCATGTGGGTTATACTAGATGAGGGGCATATAACAAATATAGCAGTTCATCCAGAATACAGGGGTATAGGTGTTGGAAGTTTACTCTTAGAAGCCCTTATAGAAATATGCAAAATTGAATTTATAAAAAGTATGACCTTAGAGGTTAGAAGATCCAATATACGTGCTCAAAATTTATATAAAAAGTACGGATTTTTACAAAACGGTATACGGAAAGGATATTATAGAGACAATAAAGAGGATGCTCTAATAATGTGGAAATATAATATTTAA
- a CDS encoding peptide chain release factor 3: MADLKKEIEKRRTFAIISHPDAGKTTLTEKLLLYGGAIRLAGSVKARKASKHAVSDWMEIEKQRGISVTSSVMQFNYNNFCINILDTPGHQDFSEDTYRTLMAADSAVMVIDAAKGVEAQTKKLFNVCSLRGIPIFTFINKMDRESKDPFELMDDLENVLGIKSYPMNWPIGSGKDFKGIYDREKSLIEVFNGGNHGQTAVESIEGSVDDNVFKDLLGEALHEKLKDDIELLDIAGDQFDIKKVREGSLTPVFFGSALTNFGVEPFLKEFLNLTTPPLPRKSDSGEVDPFSDDFSAFIFKIQANMNPAHRDRIAFMRICSGKFKKGMEVFHFQGGNKVRLSQPQQFLAQDREIVEEAYAGDILGVFDPGIYNIGDTLCPANKKFKFESIPVFAPEHFARVKTIDTMKRKQFIKGISEISEEGAIQVFKQLNIGIEEIIIGVVGVLQFEVLEYRMKNEYNVDIKVDMLPYRAIRWIESSSTKVEDLILTSDTKKVKDLKGRDLLIFQSEWSISWALEHNKGLELSDIGKTE, encoded by the coding sequence GTGGCAGACTTAAAAAAAGAGATAGAAAAAAGAAGAACTTTTGCAATAATATCTCACCCAGATGCAGGTAAAACAACTCTTACTGAAAAACTGTTATTATACGGAGGCGCCATAAGACTTGCTGGTTCTGTTAAGGCAAGAAAGGCTTCAAAACACGCAGTATCTGATTGGATGGAAATAGAAAAACAAAGAGGTATTTCTGTAACATCATCAGTAATGCAATTTAACTATAATAATTTTTGTATAAATATATTAGACACACCAGGCCATCAGGATTTTAGTGAAGATACATATAGAACTTTAATGGCAGCAGATAGTGCAGTAATGGTAATAGATGCAGCAAAGGGAGTTGAAGCACAGACTAAAAAACTGTTTAATGTTTGCAGTTTACGTGGAATTCCCATATTTACATTTATAAATAAAATGGATAGGGAAAGTAAGGATCCTTTTGAATTAATGGATGATCTAGAAAATGTTTTAGGAATAAAATCCTACCCAATGAACTGGCCTATAGGATCTGGTAAGGACTTCAAGGGAATATATGATAGAGAAAAAAGTCTAATAGAAGTATTTAATGGCGGAAACCACGGTCAAACAGCAGTAGAATCCATAGAAGGCTCTGTAGATGACAATGTTTTTAAAGACTTATTAGGTGAAGCTTTACATGAAAAACTAAAAGACGATATAGAGCTTTTAGATATTGCAGGAGACCAATTTGACATAAAAAAGGTTAGAGAAGGTTCACTTACTCCTGTATTTTTTGGAAGTGCCCTCACCAATTTCGGAGTAGAGCCTTTTTTAAAGGAATTTTTAAATTTAACTACACCACCTCTACCAAGAAAATCAGACAGTGGAGAAGTAGATCCCTTTAGTGATGATTTTTCTGCTTTTATATTTAAAATACAGGCAAATATGAATCCTGCACATAGGGATAGAATTGCCTTTATGAGAATATGTTCCGGTAAGTTTAAGAAGGGTATGGAAGTATTTCATTTCCAGGGAGGAAATAAAGTAAGGCTTTCTCAGCCGCAGCAGTTCCTAGCTCAAGATAGGGAAATAGTGGAAGAAGCTTATGCAGGGGATATACTAGGTGTATTTGATCCTGGAATTTATAATATAGGAGATACATTATGTCCTGCAAATAAAAAATTCAAATTTGAAAGCATCCCGGTGTTTGCACCAGAACATTTCGCCAGAGTAAAAACCATAGATACCATGAAAAGAAAACAATTTATAAAAGGTATAAGTGAGATTTCAGAAGAAGGTGCAATTCAAGTATTTAAGCAGTTAAATATAGGGATTGAGGAAATCATCATAGGTGTGGTTGGCGTTCTTCAGTTTGAAGTGCTAGAGTACAGAATGAAAAATGAATACAATGTAGATATAAAAGTCGACATGCTTCCTTATAGAGCTATAAGGTGGATAGAAAGCTCTTCTACAAAGGTAGAAGATCTTATTTTAACAAGTGATACTAAAAAAGTAAAAGACCTAAAAGGAAGAGACCTTTTAATATTTCAAAGTGAGTGGTCTATTAGTTGGGCACTTGAACACAATAAAGGCCTTGAGCTATCAGATATAGGTAAGACAGAATAA
- the yidA gene encoding sugar-phosphatase produces MYKLVGIDMDGTLLRDDKSISEENYNAIQKAKELGVKIVLATGRPLKGIEKYLKQLKLTSEGDYSVAFNGAVVQKNNNGKVISENLLKHEDLKYLYSLSKQLNVNIHILTFDFCAAAKLNKYSKLESSLNKIPLKILDLNQIPDYVPIVKVMFVDEEEKLSKAIENLPRTVYEKYTVLRSEPYFLEFINKNVNKGFGIQVLKEKLNISRDEIMCIGDAGNDIHMIKYAGLGVAMENAFSDTKKVADYITKTNEQNGVAHVINKFILEQCAVK; encoded by the coding sequence ATGTATAAACTAGTAGGAATAGATATGGATGGTACTTTGCTTAGAGATGACAAAAGTATTTCAGAAGAAAATTACAATGCTATTCAAAAGGCTAAAGAGCTTGGAGTAAAAATTGTACTAGCTACTGGAAGGCCATTAAAGGGAATTGAAAAGTATTTAAAACAATTAAAGCTTACTTCAGAAGGAGATTATTCTGTAGCATTTAATGGAGCAGTAGTTCAAAAAAACAATAATGGTAAAGTTATAAGTGAAAATTTACTTAAGCATGAAGATTTGAAGTACTTATATAGTTTGAGTAAGCAATTAAATGTAAATATTCATATCCTTACTTTTGATTTTTGTGCTGCAGCTAAGCTAAATAAATATAGTAAATTGGAATCTTCTTTAAATAAGATACCACTTAAAATATTAGATTTGAACCAAATTCCTGATTATGTACCTATAGTAAAAGTTATGTTTGTAGATGAGGAAGAAAAGCTTTCAAAGGCCATAGAAAATTTACCTAGAACAGTATATGAGAAATATACCGTTCTTAGAAGTGAACCATATTTTTTAGAGTTTATAAACAAAAATGTAAATAAGGGATTCGGTATACAAGTTTTAAAGGAGAAGCTAAATATAAGTAGGGATGAAATAATGTGCATAGGTGATGCTGGAAATGATATTCATATGATAAAATATGCAGGATTAGGCGTTGCTATGGAAAATGCTTTTTCCGATACAAAAAAAGTTGCAGATTATATTACAAAAACTAATGAGCAAAATGGAGTGGCACATGTAATAAATAAATTTATACTAGAACAATGTGCTGTAAAATAG
- a CDS encoding zinc-ribbon domain-containing protein has product MADKTIVCKDCGKEFVFTEGEQEFYKEKGFENDPVRCPECRRKRKAEKNRMRAR; this is encoded by the coding sequence ATGGCAGATAAAACAATCGTATGTAAAGATTGCGGAAAAGAATTTGTATTTACAGAGGGTGAACAGGAATTTTACAAGGAAAAAGGATTTGAAAATGATCCTGTAAGATGTCCTGAATGTAGAAGAAAAAGAAAAGCTGAAAAGAATAGAATGAGAGCTAGGTAA
- the tsaB gene encoding tRNA (adenosine(37)-N6)-threonylcarbamoyltransferase complex dimerization subunit type 1 TsaB — MKILSLDSSTESATCAVIDDNKLFGEITFNYKKQHSTVLMPMIDTLLKNLNMDIHSIDGFVVSKGPGSFTGLRIGAAVVKGLSQGTGKPFVGVSSLDALAYNLCYTSGIICPILDALRGNVYTALYNFTDNKLNMLSDHMLLSIEDLIKTLNNYNEPVCFIGDAVPKFKDDLISNIKQVRFSPANLNLARASSLGELGLKLLKSGIQDDLYSFAPFYLRKSQAEREYEKKLRSQVHE; from the coding sequence ATGAAAATATTAAGTTTAGATTCTTCCACCGAATCAGCAACTTGTGCTGTAATAGACGACAATAAATTATTCGGTGAAATTACTTTTAATTATAAAAAACAGCATTCCACAGTATTAATGCCTATGATAGACACTCTTTTAAAAAACTTAAATATGGATATTCATTCTATAGACGGTTTTGTTGTTTCAAAGGGTCCTGGTTCTTTTACAGGACTTAGAATTGGAGCCGCTGTAGTAAAAGGATTAAGCCAAGGTACAGGCAAACCCTTTGTGGGAGTATCTTCCTTAGATGCGTTAGCCTATAATTTATGCTATACCTCTGGTATTATTTGTCCTATATTAGATGCACTTAGGGGAAATGTATACACCGCCCTTTATAACTTTACAGATAATAAATTAAATATGCTAAGTGATCATATGCTCCTTTCCATAGAAGATCTAATTAAAACATTGAACAACTATAATGAACCCGTGTGTTTCATAGGAGATGCTGTTCCAAAATTTAAGGATGATTTAATTTCAAATATAAAACAAGTTCGTTTCTCACCTGCAAATTTAAATTTGGCAAGAGCTTCTTCTTTGGGTGAATTAGGATTAAAACTTCTAAAATCCGGTATACAAGACGATTTATATAGTTTTGCACCTTTTTATCTAAGGAAATCCCAAGCTGAAAGGGAGTATGAAAAAAAACTGAGGTCCCAAGTCCATGAGTGA